The genomic stretch AGAACTTGCCTTAGAACAGGCAAAAGCTAACGAGGATAAAATCTCATTTATCGAAGTTCATTTAGATCGCCTCGATTGCTCTTATGGTGTCAAGCGCTTGGGTAAAGCTTTAAGTGCTATGCAAGGATTATCAGAGTAGTGGCTGGTTTAGGCAAGAGGGGGTCCTGACTGACTAATTAATCACAAGGGTGATTCTTTGTGAACCCTGAGCTATGTTGTTGTCTAGGTATCTATATTAATTTTACCAGGCAACTCCTATCTCCACACAGTTCTGATGGAGCTGGTGTGGAAGTATTTTTAGTCACCAATTTAGCACTAGATGACCTAGCTTAGGAGTAGGTTTGTTGTGACATACTCCCACACTGATCTATCGGTTCAGTGTGGGCTTCTTGCCAACTCCACCTATCGGGAACGGATACTCGGCAAGCTTTATTAACGATACGGGATGCCCCTCCGCACCGGAACAATACAACTCGTTCTTTCTTTTTAGATAAGCAGGTGGCGGTTAGCTCTTATTTTGTCTTCCCTGCTATTTCTATTATACCGTCTTTTAGGCTGTTTATCAAAGCTTCTGTCCGCGATTCATCTCACACTCATGGCGTAGCATTGAGATGTGAGGCTTCTCGCGGATCTAGCTAAATGTCAGTACTATAGTTATCCCATGCCATTGATTATTCTGGTTGCAGATGACGACCTGGGCACTCGTCTGTCTGTAAGCGATTATCTGGAAATGTCAGGTTATTCAGTTATTACTGCTGAAAATGGTCAGCAAGCGCTGTCTATGATTGAGACTTATCACCCTCACCTTCTGGTTACAGATATTAATATGCCGCGAATAGATGGCTATGAACTGGTGAGAAAAGTGCGTCAGAAGCCCCCATTGCGTTTGTTACCTGTTGTATTTTTAACCGAACTCAATAGCACCAATCAACGCATCAAGGGTTATCAGTCGGGGTGTGATGTCTACCTACCTAAGCCCTTTGAGATGCAAGAATTGGGTGCAGTCATTCAAAGTTTGCTAGTGCGATCGCAAATGATTCATACAGAGTTACGATTCTCATCACCACAGACTACAAAAGAGCCGGTTGAGCAACCGCAATCGAGCTCAATCAAATCCGTAGAGATTAATCATCAATCAGGGAATAATACCCAAGCTCATGCTCTACAGCTGACCAAGCGAGAACAGCAAGTATTGAATTTACTGGCTACTGGTTTATCCAATGTCGAAATCGGTAACCAACTACACCTGAGTCCAAGGACAATCGAGAAGCACGTTAGTCGTCTGTTCAGAAAAACTGATACGAGTAACCGAGCCGAACTCTTACGATTTGCCTTAGAACACCATTTAATCCAATGAATTAATCAAGTTAACCACCCATGGCACAAACGCTGAGTTCACCATTGGCAATTAGTGGTTGGCAGTGTTTAGTTTTGCCTAGTCTTGGTGTAATTGTCAACAACGTGTTCCAGCAGACCTTCGCAAGCGTCTAGCAGTAAATCAATCACCTTATTAAAACCCTCTGGTCCACCGTAGTATGGATCGGGGACTGAGCGCTCGGTGTGATGACGGGCAAAATCACACATTAGCCTTACTTTATCTTTATACTTCCCAGCTGGATCAAGAGAGATAATATCTTCGTAGTTTTGCTGATCCATAGCCAAAATCAGGTCAAATTCTTCCAAGTCAGACCGATTAAACTGCCGTGCTTTCCCCTGGAGTACAATCCCCCGACGTTTGGCAGCTGCTGTCATACGCCGATCTGGGGGAGAGCCAATATGATAACTGGAAGTACCAGCGGAATCGCAGACAATTTGCTCAGAAAGATTTGCTTGTGCTATCAAGTGATTCATGATGTTCTCAGCTGAGGGAGAACGGCAGATATTACCAAGGCAGACAAAGAGTAACTTGCAGGGCATGAGTATATTAATTGGTCAACTACGAGCTGCGCCGTGTTAAGTTTAGCAACGAAATTGCTCTATGGGATAGTTGAACCCATGTGGTGCGATGTCGCTTCATGGTTCAATGTCTAGCAACGCAGTGATTTAAAGACACCAACTTATAAAGGGATACCTCCTAATTTAACGGTTATGCAAGGAAGAGATTTACTATTTAAGTCGCGCCGTAGCCTTTACCGCAAGCGCCGCCGACGGTTTAACCTACTGACGATGCTCGCAGGGATAGTTCTAAGTTTGATGATTGTGGAATTGTTGGCTCGTTTATTAGTGGCTGCGGTCGGCAAAATTAATGAGATAGCTACCTACAAGGGGGCACCCAGAGATTTCACTGTTTACCGTCCCAAGTTCGTTGACCAGACACAGCAGCTTTATGATGGATTACCAGACATTGGTGATCTAGCTGTCCAACGGGATTTAGCTGTAGGTTACAGTTTATTGGGGAAGCAACAGAGCGATTTCTGGCGCATTAATGAGCAGGGTTTCCGGGACGACGACCCCGTTCCCTTGGTCAAACCCAAAAATGAAATTCGGATTTTTTTGTTAGGTGGCTCGACAGCCTTCGGTCAAGGGAATGCCAATAATCAAGTTACCATAGCCAGCTTCTTAGAAGCTCGTCTCAATGAACGGATAAAACAGCAAAGGCGTTCCCCACAGAAATACCGGCCAATGACTTTACCCCCTTCTGAACCGGAATTAAAGCAAGCACTTGCTCTGCCGCCAAAGATTCGAAATGGTAAGTATCGTGTCATCAACGCCGCAGTACCAGGGTATACCTCTGGCAATGCACTAGCTCAGTTAGCTCTCAAGATTTTACCTTACAGTCCAGACGCAGTAATAGTGTTGGGTGGATACACAGACTTGATCACCCCCAGTGACCAAAATTTAACAGATATTCCTAACACAGAAGCCTTCTTACAAAACGCTACTGGGCATTTTTGGACTTATCTCACCCAGCAGTTGAAGCATTTAGTTACAAAAACTTATCTCGCTAAAGCAATCACATACTGGGTCTTTGATCCTCAGCCGTCAGTGAGTCAGCGCTCTCTAGTGGTGAGGGGGGACGTTATGCCACTGAAGAAGTATCTTCCTCAGGAATCCGATGAACTGGAACGTCGATTAACGCGCTATCGCAATAACCTCAGACATATGCTGCGTTTAACAGCAGGACAGCGAATTCCTTTACTAGTTGCTGTCCAACCAGAAATCACTGGTCGTGGCAACAAAACGATCAAACCAGCAGAAAAGGAAATTTTGCAGCAGTTAGGAAAGGTTTACCAAAAACAAGTGCAAGCCAATTATCCCAAATTGGTAGTAGCGGGTCAGCAACTGGAGAAAGATTTTCCCAAAAATATCAAGGTTCTCAACTTGTACACAATTTATCAAAACTTTCCCGAACTCGCCTTTCATGATGCCATTCACTTGACAGAAGCAGCCAATATACAGGTGGCTAAGAGCTTATATTATGGACTGACGTCACTGCCAAAGCTACAGGTAGCTTCGTTTTACTCAAATCTTGATAAATAGTCACCTAGTGTAAGCCTTGGCAATTCCCGGTAATTTCCTGGAATTGCCCACTAGGTTGCAGACTCAGGATTTGCTCCTACGTTGCTTTGGTTATGACACCTAGGGGTGAACTCCAGCCCCTAGCTCTGTCGCCAATCATTAAGACAAAGGCAAAACGTGTGGTTGGCAAAACACAAGCCATAGCAACATTGTCGTTCGCGTAGCGGGACGAAGTCCGGAACACATTACCAATTTTGAGGCATTTAACAATGCAAAATTATGTATTTGTTATTGACACAAATAAACAACCATTGAATCCTATCTCACCAAAAAAAGCTCAGAGATGAAACCTTAGGACAGTGGAGCCTTAATCAAAAAGTTTTAACCCTTTTATGCATAGCCGACTAACCATAAAGGCTCCACTGTCCTTACGGTAACTTCAAACCGGTTACTAGATAAAGGGAAGGCGGCGGTTTTCAGAATGTACCCGTTCACGATCATCTTGAAAACTGCGGTTAATAATCCCACCATCTCACCCTGCCAAATCAAGATTGATCCTGGCAGCAAGGTTACTGGATTTGCCTTAGTCCAAAACAACCAAGTTATTTGGGGAATGGAATTAGAACACAGAGGAGGGTTGATCAAGAAAAAACTAGAGTCTAGAAGAGCAGTAAGGCGTGGAAGACGCAATCGTAATACCCGCTACAGGAAACCCAGATTCCTTAACCGTAGGCGTCCAGAAGGTTGGCTTGCCCCTAGTTTAGAGCACCGGGTTTTGACTATTGAAACTTGGGTGAAACGATTAATTAAGTTTTGCCCGGTTGATGAGATTTGGATCGAAAGAGTTAAGTTTGATACCCAAAAAATACAAAACCCTGAAATCAATGGTGTTGAGTACCAACAAGGGGAATTAGCTGGGTATGAGGTCAGAGAGTACTTACTAGAGAAATGGGGAAGGGAATGCACTTATTGTGGCAAGCAAAATGCACCCTTACAGATTGAACACATTCACCCGAAATCTAAAGGTGGAAGTAATCGCGTAAGTAATCTTTGTTTGGCTTGCGAAAAGTGCAATCAACGAAAAGGGGACAAGCCTGTAGAGGACTTCCTAAAAAAGAAGCCGAACCTGCTCCAAAAGATTAAGACTAAAGCCAAGCAGCCATTAAAGGATGCGGCGGCGGTTAATGCAACCCGCAACAAGCTAGTAAAAGTGCTCCGAAGCGTAAAACCTGTAGTAACTGGGACGGGAGCACAAACTAAGTACAACCGGACGAAACTAGGACTACCTAAACAGCACGCTTATTGATGCCGCTTGTGTTGGGGATATTGAGACTTTAACTTTGATAACCTCTCAACCTCTTCTAGTAACCTGCTTTGGACAAGGAGGAAGGCAAAAAGCGGCACTTAACAAGTACGGCTACCCCATTAGACATAATCCATTGAAACCGATTAAGGGTTGGTGCAGTGGAGATATAGCTAAAAACCTTTTAACTGGGGAGTTTGGAAGGGTAAACCCTAGAAGCAAGAGTAACTCCTTTAATTACACAGTCCCTGGGAAAAAGGCCATAAGCTTGCATGTAAAGAATTTGATCAGAGTCCACAGGAAAGATGGTTATACTTATGGATTTTGCCGATGAATACCAGGAACTGCCTAAAAATGGTCTTCCTATTACGTCCAGGCATTAATAGGATATTCGGCATGAGGTTTGGACCCATTTAGAATGATTAATTTCCTCATGCCTTTAGTTTTTTCCTACGGAATCCCGAGCGGGGATTGACCGATCAGGTTATAAACCTGGCAAATTTAACCCACTGGTAAGTTGTTCCATTCGTTCCCGCATAGTGGCTGTGGAGGTCTCATAGGCATTTTTCATGGCTGCTAACACCAGTTCAGATAAAGCCTCAGCTCCTTGATTGATAGCATCCTCAGAAATCTCTACACGTAGGGGTTCCTGATTGCCACTGAGAAACACCTTCACCTTACCGTCTTCCCCTGATGTTCCCTCAATTTCCATTTGCTCCAACTCATCCTGGAGCTCTTTGGCACCCTTTTGAACTTCTTGAGCTTTTTTGAACGCTTCGGCTAGTTCTTTCATCTTGCCGAGACCGAGACCAAATCCTTTTCCTTTGTCTTGTGTCATAAAAAATCCCAGTTAAGTTTAGAAACCCCATGTCTAATGACCGGGGATGAAAAACAAACGTCAAGCGCGGTTTTAACCCCTGGCCAGGTCAGCACTAAGCCCAGTCTATGGGCAAGGGGCGCGCTGACATTATAAATCTTGTGGTGATTAACTTTTATCTATTGTGTATCTATCGTGTATCTATTGTGATGCTATTTGACTTTTCCTCACCTTAACAGCAATAGGAAACAGGGGAATAAATTCCCGGTTTCCTTATTCATACATGGGCTGAAGCGATATAGTTAACTTCCTGCCGTTCTTTTCTAGTTTAGCCAAGCACAAATATAAACTAAAAATTGATCATGTTGGTGATCAGCTTGGTGATCAGCTTGGTGATCAGCTTGGTGATCAGCTTTGAACTGATTCCCCAACAGGATCGGTTTTGGGATATCCACTGGAACCATAGCAGGGGATAAATCCCCTCGCTGGTTTTTATCCCTGCTCTAAAGACATAGGGCTTTCAACTGCTAGTTTTTTGGTAAAATCACCTAAAATCCTCACTTCTGGCTCTAACCACAGTGACCAGTGCTTTTCTACTTGCTCCTGTATATGGTGGATCATGCGGAAGATATCGCTAGCCTTAGCATCACCACAGTTCAGTATAAAGTTGGCATGGCGTTCAGCTATTCTAGCACCACCAATTTGGTAGCCTTTTAGACCAATTTGTTCAATTAGCCAACCAGCAGCATAGGGGTCAGGGTTGCGGAACACACTGCCACAACTAGGTAGGTGGTAAGGTTGGGTAGTGTGTCGTCTTGCCAAATGCTCCGATGTCAGTGAGCGCACCTGTTTTGGGTCAGCACCTGGTTTTAACTGAAATGTGGCCTGGGTGACTATGCGATCGCTACCTTGAAGGATTGAGGTGCGATAGCTAAAGCCTAGGTCTTCGCTACTGAGTTGCGCCATTGATCCATCAGGAGATAGAACATCTGTATTAAACAGAAGATCAGCTGTGGAACTTTTGTGGGCACCAGCATTCATCACCACAGCACCACCAACGGTTCCAGGTATGCCCACAGCCCACTCTAGCCCTTCCCAGCCTCGTTTGGCAGCCTGCCATGCTAGACTGGCAATCGGTACACCAGCACTGGCGGTAATTCTGCCTGTATCTGCATCAAAGTGAGTATGGCGCAGATAGCGAGTACAAATTACCAAACCCGGCAAACCGATATCGCTGACTAGAAGGTTGGAACCCGCCCCTAACAGGGTTAGGGGTAATTTTTGGGAGTGAGCCCACTGGAAACTAGATTGTAGGTCTTCTAGGCTCCGAGGGGCGACGTACCACTGAGCTGGACCTCCCACACGAAATGAGGTGAATTTGGCTAAGGATACCTGGGACTGTAGTGGACAATTGGTTCCTGGAATATACAACTGTAACTGGGAAGGAGTTTTTTTCTGGGTTAGCACGCTAGTTATCATCAGGAAAATCAGGGTAGAGATTCGGAGCTACACGCAATGAAAATAATGCCGATTGGTTTTTGGCAGTGGAATTGGCTGAAGTTGCTAGGGGGTAGAGTACCCAGAATAGTTCGTGGAAAGTTGATTCACGAGTATACTAGAGGCTTGAGATCAATCCGACCATTCTGTAGGTCTATAGTTAAGATTCCCTAGCTTGATTCACAATTATTGATGCTTTTGGGCTAAATTTTGCTTAACTAACCCATTGTCAGGCTGTTGGTAAAACCCCATGACCTTAGGAATAATCTGATTCAGATTACCGGCTCCCAAGAATAGGGCTAAGTCCCCAGGACAGAGAATTTGGTTCAGAAACTCTACCACTGATTCGAGAGTTGGTTTGTAATGTACATCCTTGTGGTTAGATGCGATCGCCTGATAAAGGTTTTCCCCACTAATTTCTCCTAAATCTGGTTCCCCAGCACTGTAGATATCACTGATAACCACCAAGTCAGCGTTACTAAAGGAAACACTAAACTCCGGGAGAAACCTCAGGGTCCGACTATATCGGTGGGGTTGGAAAATTGCAATTATTCGCTGGTCAGCTTTGACCTGGATTCTTGCGGCAGCTAGGGTTGCCTTAATTTCACTGGGGTGGTGAGCATAGTCATCCACAAAACTAATATCATTGCACCTGCCCCGCAGCTCAAATCGGCGTTTGGCTCCCTCAAAGCTAGCGATCCCGGAGGCAATTGCCTCAAACTCCAATCCCAAATTTCGTCCTACTGCTACTGCGGCTAGGGCATTGCTGAGATTATGTTTACCCAGCAATTTCAGCTCCAACCGACCTAAAACCTGATTGCCTTCCCAAACTCTGGCGGTAGTGCCATTAGCTTCATAAGTTACATCATCAACGCTATAGTCGGCCCCCATATCTCGCCGTAGACTATAGCTGATATTCGGTTTTAGTTGCGTACGCACTGTCTCGCAATCAATACATCCCACTAAATTTTTACAGCGCTTCGCGAAAGTCTGGAATATTTCAACAACCTCCTCTAACTTCTGGTAATGGTCTGGATGATCCAGCTCAATATTGGTTACTACACCAATCTCGGCGGAGAGCTTAACCAACGAACCATCGGATTCATCAGCCTCAGCAACCAGTAATGGTCCATTTCCCAGCCTGGCATTACCACCGATAGCATCCACCTCACCACCGATAATCATGGTGGGGTCACAACCGGCTTGCCACAGTAGATACCCGAGCAAACTACTGGTTGTAGTTTTCCCATGAGTCCCAGCGACTGCTATACTGTAATAGTCTTCAATCAACGCCCCTAGTAAATCTGAGCGATGAAAAATCGGGCAACCTAGCTTTAA from Moorena sp. SIOASIH encodes the following:
- the murB gene encoding UDP-N-acetylmuramate dehydrogenase; the protein is MITSVLTQKKTPSQLQLYIPGTNCPLQSQVSLAKFTSFRVGGPAQWYVAPRSLEDLQSSFQWAHSQKLPLTLLGAGSNLLVSDIGLPGLVICTRYLRHTHFDADTGRITASAGVPIASLAWQAAKRGWEGLEWAVGIPGTVGGAVVMNAGAHKSSTADLLFNTDVLSPDGSMAQLSSEDLGFSYRTSILQGSDRIVTQATFQLKPGADPKQVRSLTSEHLARRHTTQPYHLPSCGSVFRNPDPYAAGWLIEQIGLKGYQIGGARIAERHANFILNCGDAKASDIFRMIHHIQEQVEKHWSLWLEPEVRILGDFTKKLAVESPMSLEQG
- the iscB gene encoding RNA-guided endonuclease IscB — translated: MYPFTIILKTAVNNPTISPCQIKIDPGSKVTGFALVQNNQVIWGMELEHRGGLIKKKLESRRAVRRGRRNRNTRYRKPRFLNRRRPEGWLAPSLEHRVLTIETWVKRLIKFCPVDEIWIERVKFDTQKIQNPEINGVEYQQGELAGYEVREYLLEKWGRECTYCGKQNAPLQIEHIHPKSKGGSNRVSNLCLACEKCNQRKGDKPVEDFLKKKPNLLQKIKTKAKQPLKDAAAVNATRNKLVKVLRSVKPVVTGTGAQTKYNRTKLGLPKQHAY
- a CDS encoding response regulator transcription factor, producing the protein MPLIILVADDDLGTRLSVSDYLEMSGYSVITAENGQQALSMIETYHPHLLVTDINMPRIDGYELVRKVRQKPPLRLLPVVFLTELNSTNQRIKGYQSGCDVYLPKPFEMQELGAVIQSLLVRSQMIHTELRFSSPQTTKEPVEQPQSSSIKSVEINHQSGNNTQAHALQLTKREQQVLNLLATGLSNVEIGNQLHLSPRTIEKHVSRLFRKTDTSNRAELLRFALEHHLIQ
- a CDS encoding YbaB/EbfC family nucleoid-associated protein is translated as MTQDKGKGFGLGLGKMKELAEAFKKAQEVQKGAKELQDELEQMEIEGTSGEDGKVKVFLSGNQEPLRVEISEDAINQGAEALSELVLAAMKNAYETSTATMRERMEQLTSGLNLPGL
- a CDS encoding low molecular weight protein-tyrosine-phosphatase; amino-acid sequence: MPCKLLFVCLGNICRSPSAENIMNHLIAQANLSEQIVCDSAGTSSYHIGSPPDRRMTAAAKRRGIVLQGKARQFNRSDLEEFDLILAMDQQNYEDIISLDPAGKYKDKVRLMCDFARHHTERSVPDPYYGGPEGFNKVIDLLLDACEGLLEHVVDNYTKTRQN
- the murC gene encoding UDP-N-acetylmuramate--L-alanine ligase — encoded protein: MPKTVDFSSKPFHFIGIGGIGMSALAYILAKRQFRVSGSDTRTTHITQRLQGVGAHIFRQQCAANLEFFQSRNAPACEDVADQKVSTSLNPKAITEISQSSQTISVADPCLGLPQVICSTAINPLNSEYQAALKLGCPIFHRSDLLGALIEDYYSIAVAGTHGKTTTSSLLGYLLWQAGCDPTMIIGGEVDAIGGNARLGNGPLLVAEADESDGSLVKLSAEIGVVTNIELDHPDHYQKLEEVVEIFQTFAKRCKNLVGCIDCETVRTQLKPNISYSLRRDMGADYSVDDVTYEANGTTARVWEGNQVLGRLELKLLGKHNLSNALAAVAVGRNLGLEFEAIASGIASFEGAKRRFELRGRCNDISFVDDYAHHPSEIKATLAAARIQVKADQRIIAIFQPHRYSRTLRFLPEFSVSFSNADLVVISDIYSAGEPDLGEISGENLYQAIASNHKDVHYKPTLESVVEFLNQILCPGDLALFLGAGNLNQIIPKVMGFYQQPDNGLVKQNLAQKHQ
- a CDS encoding SGNH/GDSL hydrolase family protein, producing the protein MQGRDLLFKSRRSLYRKRRRRFNLLTMLAGIVLSLMIVELLARLLVAAVGKINEIATYKGAPRDFTVYRPKFVDQTQQLYDGLPDIGDLAVQRDLAVGYSLLGKQQSDFWRINEQGFRDDDPVPLVKPKNEIRIFLLGGSTAFGQGNANNQVTIASFLEARLNERIKQQRRSPQKYRPMTLPPSEPELKQALALPPKIRNGKYRVINAAVPGYTSGNALAQLALKILPYSPDAVIVLGGYTDLITPSDQNLTDIPNTEAFLQNATGHFWTYLTQQLKHLVTKTYLAKAITYWVFDPQPSVSQRSLVVRGDVMPLKKYLPQESDELERRLTRYRNNLRHMLRLTAGQRIPLLVAVQPEITGRGNKTIKPAEKEILQQLGKVYQKQVQANYPKLVVAGQQLEKDFPKNIKVLNLYTIYQNFPELAFHDAIHLTEAANIQVAKSLYYGLTSLPKLQVASFYSNLDK